Genomic window (Streptomyces sp. NBC_00078):
CGGGGGAGCGGGTGCGGGTCGGCGGTGAGTACCACCGCCTGCACGCGGGGCTCGTGGACCTGCCCCATCCCGAAGTGGAGGTGGGCGCCGGGGTGCTGCGCCCGGCCATGGCCCGCACGGCGGGCTCGGTCGCCGATGTGGCGATCACCTGGATGACGCCGCCGGGCTACGTCGAGAAGACCCTGCGCCCCGCGCTGGAGGAGGGTGCGGAGAGCGCGGGCAGGGACTCGACTGCCCGGGTGGTCACGGTGGTTCACGTCGCCGTGGCCCGGGAGGACCGTGACCCCGGCCGGTTGGCCCTGCTCGCCGCCTCGGCCCATCTGGGCGCCGACCACTACACCGACATGCTGCGCCGGGCCGGCGTCCCGGCCGACACCGCCGATCCGGTGGCCGGCGCCCGGCTCCTCGTGGAGCACGACGTCTTCGTCACCGGCACCCCGCAGCGGATCGCCGAGGCGCTGACGGAGTACCACCGGGCGGGCGTCGACGAGATCGTCCTCAACACGGCCGGGGTGCTGTTCGCCGAGGGGCAGGCGGCGGCGCTGGCCGACCTGGAGGCGGTCCTGACGGCGTGGCGGCCGCACGGGCGGACGGGCACGTGACGTCCGAGGCACCGCACGCCGCGGAGCAGCCGCTCTTCACCCACGGCACCGGACTCCTGCGGACGTCGGTGGCGCGGTTGCCCGGCGGCGGCTTCGTCTGGGAACGCCGCCCCGGCCCGGCGGCCCCCGAGGGCCTGGCGCCTCCCGCGCCCGGCCTCGCACGGACGGTGACGGAGGCCGGCCGGAGCCAGGGCGTCGAGCCCGCGCTGCCGACCGTGGCCGACCCGACCGCCACGGTGCTGCGCTACCGGCTCCCCGGCGCCTTCTCCGCCGCCCGCCTCCTGCGCATACCCGATCCGCAGGTCC
Coding sequences:
- a CDS encoding LLM class flavin-dependent oxidoreductase yields the protein MGPSGAGKTTLLGLVEGFLRPGAGRIQVLGRDLERWPLSELRARSVAALTGQPYVAGYGAGAPVFQSALLGAPYASPRTAMREYLSVVRALLAGERVRVGGEYHRLHAGLVDLPHPEVEVGAGVLRPAMARTAGSVADVAITWMTPPGYVEKTLRPALEEGAESAGRDSTARVVTVVHVAVAREDRDPGRLALLAASAHLGADHYTDMLRRAGVPADTADPVAGARLLVEHDVFVTGTPQRIAEALTEYHRAGVDEIVLNTAGVLFAEGQAAALADLEAVLTAWRPHGRTGT